Proteins encoded by one window of Deltaproteobacteria bacterium:
- a CDS encoding RNA ligase (ATP), with protein MASFEVKVYRIQVEEHPNADALELARVGGYVSLIKKDSFSTGDLAVYIPEASIVPDDVIQELGLEGRLAGKAKNRVKAIKLRGVLSQGLIYPVAGNRLSGAEVAEGDDVMEALGVEKWEPPIPVHLSGKVQNSHGATLHYDIEDIKKHPDVFKAGEDVAVTEKIHGTWCCLGWNRERGAIVSSKGLSSQGLSFKVDDPDNADNLYVRMWKTHGDLVKQRAEQCGQSVYVLGEIFGRSVQDLRYGEKAQAFAVFDVYVGDPGSGRYLNWSEILEFAGADFPMVPALYRGPFDAGLLPDWTTGKTLWGEGVDQIREGVVIRDCAEGSDMEIGRRVLKSVSEGYLLRKGGTEFN; from the coding sequence ATGGCTTCTTTCGAGGTAAAGGTTTACCGGATTCAGGTGGAGGAGCATCCCAATGCGGATGCCCTGGAGTTGGCGCGCGTGGGCGGTTACGTGAGCCTTATCAAGAAGGACTCTTTTTCGACGGGCGACCTTGCGGTCTACATTCCCGAGGCGTCCATCGTCCCCGACGACGTGATTCAGGAACTCGGGCTTGAGGGCCGCCTTGCCGGCAAGGCGAAGAACCGCGTGAAGGCCATCAAGCTGCGTGGGGTCCTGTCTCAGGGACTGATCTACCCCGTCGCGGGGAACCGCCTGAGCGGGGCCGAAGTGGCGGAGGGCGACGACGTGATGGAGGCCCTCGGCGTGGAGAAGTGGGAGCCGCCGATCCCGGTCCACTTGTCCGGCAAGGTGCAGAATTCCCACGGGGCGACGCTTCACTACGACATCGAGGACATCAAGAAGCACCCCGATGTCTTCAAGGCCGGAGAGGACGTGGCCGTCACCGAGAAGATTCACGGGACTTGGTGCTGTCTCGGCTGGAACCGGGAACGCGGCGCCATCGTGTCGTCGAAGGGGTTGTCCTCCCAAGGATTGTCCTTCAAGGTCGACGACCCGGACAACGCGGACAACCTGTACGTGCGGATGTGGAAGACGCATGGCGACCTGGTGAAACAGCGGGCGGAGCAATGCGGCCAGTCCGTGTACGTCCTGGGCGAGATTTTCGGGCGCTCGGTTCAGGACCTCCGGTACGGCGAGAAGGCGCAGGCTTTCGCCGTATTCGACGTGTACGTCGGAGACCCCGGCTCCGGCAGGTACTTGAACTGGTCCGAGATCCTGGAGTTTGCCGGCGCCGACTTCCCCATGGTCCCGGCCCTGTATCGCGGTCCGTTCGATGCCGGTCTTCTTCCCGACTGGACCACCGGCAAGACCCTGTGGGGTGAAGGAGTGGACCAGATTCGAGAGGGCGTCGTCATCCGGGACTGCGCCGAAGGGTCGGACATGGAGATCGGACGCCGAGTCCTCAAGAGCGTGTCCGAGGGTTATCTGCTTCGGAAGGGGGGAACGGAGTTCAACTGA
- a CDS encoding efflux RND transporter permease subunit, protein MGIVDFCVRNPVSVTVGIILAVLFGTIALFRLPVQMIPTVDRPEITVETEYGGAGPLEVEREVTDRLEERLNAVERLKQVSSSSIEGRSRVVLSFDWGTNKDIARLGVSEKLDTVRDLPPDVGESRIRAVNTDEESPISWIMVDTERDLNEVWEELKDVIVPQMERVPGVGAVWRFGGRDRQVHVTLDPSAMAARGITVAEVRQAVTRENRNVKGGDLSEGKRRHVVRTLGQFEELHHIADVVVRHDAQGPVYVRDVAAVSFGHEDRDFAVRIDGRLALGMGILRRSGANTMEVMEGVRETLSRLQERYGEKGIDLTMVYDETDYIHDSIDLVTRNIYFAVTLAVLVLLLFLRSPASIIVVGVAIPVSIVTTFVVLNIVGSSLNVIMLAGLAFATGMVVDNAVVVLENVFRHRDMGKGRVRAALDGAREVGGAILASTLTTVAVFVPVLFVRQEAGQLFRDIALAVSVAVALSLVVALTVVPMLSAHILPEKARTRFRRLRAVMSVLDRAGAGFSGMVLGLLAWLQRGAVRRVAVVLFIVGGSVALAWWFAPPLDYLPRGNRNFIFGVVKMPPGFNTDQKESIIKEIESRVRGIPEIERMFAVIRLDTPIMGAIVKEPHTDLNGMRRVVGTMRRAVGGIPGTQAVFITQASLFRQRGGFIGGNNVALDVKGDDLQAIRNIARGLEGSIRGVEGVNFVNSSFEWGNPEIRVHLDRDRVSALGLRASDVGDVIETAVEGTRAGRFREDGKEIDIILKGPRDEMAHTQDLGALMLSDGAGRLVQLSDIAEIRPGDGPTKVEHVDLDRAIKLNANMHHAMPLEEAVRLVEDGAVEEVRRTLPLGYSIAVSGQAQKLAETWDAFKWTFLLAVVVVYLVMCSLFESWSYPLIIMFSVPLAATGGILAVSLGHATEPTIKMDTVTMLGFIILTGIVVNNAILIVHQTLNFIRAGEEPQAALLASVRTRIRPIFMTTATTVFGMLPLVLSRGAGSELYRGLGSAVLGGLAVSTLFTLVLTPTLYSLWLDVLARVRRRAPDETPAEAMPAPSVE, encoded by the coding sequence ATGGGAATCGTTGATTTCTGCGTGCGCAATCCGGTCTCGGTGACCGTCGGCATCATCCTGGCGGTGCTCTTCGGGACCATCGCGCTGTTCCGCCTGCCCGTGCAGATGATACCCACCGTGGACCGGCCCGAGATCACGGTGGAGACCGAGTACGGCGGCGCCGGGCCCTTAGAGGTGGAGCGCGAGGTGACCGACCGGCTGGAAGAGCGGCTCAACGCCGTGGAGCGGCTCAAGCAGGTTTCCTCCAGTTCCATCGAGGGCCGCTCCCGGGTGGTCCTCAGCTTCGACTGGGGCACCAACAAGGACATCGCGCGCCTGGGCGTTTCCGAGAAGCTCGACACCGTCAGGGACCTGCCGCCCGACGTCGGCGAGTCCCGCATCCGCGCGGTCAACACCGACGAGGAGAGCCCGATCTCGTGGATCATGGTGGATACGGAGCGGGACCTCAACGAGGTGTGGGAGGAGCTGAAGGACGTCATCGTGCCGCAGATGGAACGGGTCCCCGGCGTCGGCGCGGTGTGGCGCTTCGGCGGCCGCGACCGCCAGGTGCACGTGACCCTGGATCCCAGCGCCATGGCGGCCCGCGGCATCACGGTGGCGGAGGTGCGGCAGGCCGTCACCCGCGAGAACCGCAACGTCAAGGGCGGTGACCTGAGCGAGGGCAAGCGCCGGCACGTGGTGCGCACCCTCGGCCAGTTCGAGGAACTCCATCACATCGCTGACGTGGTGGTGCGGCACGACGCCCAGGGGCCCGTCTACGTGCGCGACGTGGCCGCCGTCTCCTTCGGCCACGAGGACCGGGACTTCGCCGTGCGCATCGACGGCAGGCTCGCCCTCGGCATGGGCATCCTGCGCCGTTCCGGGGCCAACACCATGGAGGTCATGGAGGGCGTCCGGGAGACCCTGAGCCGGCTGCAGGAGCGCTACGGCGAAAAGGGTATCGATCTGACGATGGTCTACGACGAGACCGACTACATCCACGACTCCATCGACCTGGTGACTCGCAACATCTACTTCGCGGTAACCCTGGCGGTGCTGGTGCTGCTGCTGTTCCTGCGCAGCCCCGCCAGCATCATCGTCGTGGGGGTAGCGATCCCCGTGTCCATCGTCACCACCTTCGTGGTCCTCAACATCGTCGGCTCGTCCCTCAACGTCATCATGCTGGCCGGCCTGGCCTTCGCCACCGGCATGGTGGTGGACAACGCCGTGGTGGTGCTGGAGAACGTGTTCCGCCACCGCGACATGGGCAAGGGGCGCGTGCGCGCCGCGCTGGACGGCGCGCGCGAGGTGGGGGGCGCGATCCTGGCGTCGACGCTCACCACGGTGGCCGTGTTCGTTCCGGTCCTGTTTGTCCGGCAAGAGGCCGGACAGCTTTTCCGGGACATCGCCCTGGCCGTGTCCGTGGCGGTGGCCCTGTCCCTGGTGGTGGCCCTCACCGTGGTGCCCATGCTCTCCGCCCACATCCTGCCCGAGAAGGCGCGGACGCGGTTCCGCCGCCTGCGCGCGGTCATGTCCGTGCTGGACCGGGCCGGCGCCGGGTTCTCCGGGATGGTCCTCGGACTGCTGGCGTGGCTCCAGCGCGGCGCCGTGCGGCGGGTGGCGGTGGTCCTTTTCATCGTGGGCGGGTCGGTGGCGCTGGCCTGGTGGTTCGCGCCGCCGCTGGACTATCTGCCCCGCGGGAACCGCAACTTCATCTTCGGCGTGGTGAAGATGCCGCCGGGTTTCAACACCGACCAGAAGGAATCGATCATCAAGGAGATCGAATCGCGCGTCCGGGGCATCCCCGAGATCGAGCGCATGTTCGCCGTCATTCGCCTGGACACCCCCATCATGGGGGCCATCGTGAAGGAACCCCATACCGATCTGAACGGCATGCGCCGGGTGGTGGGGACCATGCGCCGCGCCGTCGGCGGCATTCCCGGGACCCAGGCGGTGTTCATCACCCAGGCGTCCCTCTTCCGCCAGCGGGGAGGCTTCATCGGCGGCAACAACGTGGCCCTCGACGTCAAGGGGGACGACCTGCAGGCCATCCGGAACATCGCCAGGGGCCTCGAAGGGAGCATTCGTGGGGTGGAGGGGGTGAACTTCGTCAACTCGTCCTTCGAGTGGGGCAATCCCGAGATCCGGGTACACCTGGACCGCGACCGTGTCTCGGCCCTGGGCCTGCGCGCCTCCGACGTGGGCGACGTCATCGAGACCGCGGTGGAGGGCACCCGCGCCGGGCGTTTCCGCGAAGACGGCAAGGAGATCGACATCATCCTCAAGGGGCCGCGGGACGAGATGGCCCACACCCAGGACCTGGGCGCGCTCATGCTGTCCGACGGCGCGGGCCGGCTGGTGCAGCTCTCGGACATCGCGGAGATCCGCCCGGGCGACGGTCCCACCAAGGTCGAGCACGTGGACCTCGACCGCGCCATCAAGCTGAACGCCAACATGCACCACGCCATGCCGCTGGAGGAAGCCGTGCGGCTGGTGGAGGACGGCGCGGTGGAGGAGGTGCGGCGCACCCTGCCGCTGGGTTACTCCATCGCGGTGAGCGGCCAGGCGCAGAAGCTGGCGGAAACCTGGGACGCCTTCAAGTGGACGTTCCTGCTGGCCGTGGTGGTGGTCTACCTGGTGATGTGCTCGCTGTTCGAATCCTGGAGCTATCCGCTGATCATCATGTTCAGCGTGCCCCTGGCGGCCACCGGCGGCATCCTCGCCGTGAGCCTCGGGCACGCCACCGAGCCCACCATCAAGATGGACACCGTCACCATGCTGGGGTTCATCATCCTGACCGGCATCGTGGTGAACAACGCCATCCTCATCGTGCACCAGACCCTCAACTTCATCCGCGCGGGGGAAGAACCCCAGGCGGCGCTGCTGGCCAGCGTGCGCACCCGCATCCGCCCCATCTTCATGACCACCGCCACCACCGTGTTCGGCATGCTGCCGCTGGTGCTGTCCCGCGGCGCCGGCTCCGAGCTCTACCGCGGCCTTGGCTCCGCGGTCCTTGGCGGACTGGCGGTATCCACCCTGTTCACGCTCGTGCTCACGCCCACGCTCTACTCCCTGTGGCTGGATGTGCTGGCGCGGGTCCGGCGCAGGGCGCCCGACGAGACCCCCGCCGAGGCCATGCCCGCACCCAGCGTGGAGTAG
- a CDS encoding alpha/beta hydrolase domain-containing protein, producing the protein MSITLEIEERAPFAEGADFGTAGAYERIKGRARFAIDPSLPANRDIVDLALAPADSRGLVEYSTEFFIIKPADMNRGNRRLLYDVNNRGNKRALQFFNDAPPTNDPRTAEDAGHGFLMRRGYTVVWCGWQGDLLPGDGRLTMELPVATGPDGPVTGPFRAEFIIEQPGVTTVSLGGHDYIRPCPAADPGAEGATLTRRRLDPDPREPVPAGEWRFAAADAAGNVWPSATNCHLAEGFRPGWIHELIYTAKDPLVLGLGFAGVRDLVDFLRHADEDAAGQANPLRDGAPGIEKAYAWGRSQSGRFLRAFVYGGFNASDGGRRIFDGIFSHVAGGGRLQLNYRFAQPDRYPRQHEDHLYPSEEFPFAYGRTEDPFTGRQDAILKRPETDPVVIHTQTATEYWQRRGSLVHTDPRGNDLPEHENIRVFLLSSLQHNDAAAALEGGVPRYPLNPLPANPVLRALLAALDEWATKGVAPPESRVPTRSAGDLVTGAEFREGFPAVPGSACPEPHALYHLDRGAEFANGVISREPPVEDKTREYPVLVPAVDADGNETAGVRVPEVTVPLATYTGWNLRKDSEVMAGIVGSALPFALTERTRAAQGDPRPSIEARYPSREAYLAAVRAAAEELVEQRLLLAEDVERCAALAGKRWDARRGNGSGRT; encoded by the coding sequence ATGAGCATCACCCTTGAAATCGAGGAACGCGCACCCTTCGCCGAAGGCGCCGATTTCGGCACCGCCGGTGCCTACGAACGGATAAAGGGACGCGCGCGGTTCGCCATCGACCCGAGCCTGCCCGCCAACCGCGACATCGTGGACCTTGCGCTGGCTCCGGCGGACAGCCGCGGCCTAGTGGAGTACTCGACGGAGTTCTTCATCATCAAGCCGGCGGACATGAACCGCGGCAACCGCCGGCTGCTCTACGACGTCAACAACCGCGGCAACAAGCGCGCGCTGCAGTTCTTCAACGACGCCCCGCCCACCAACGACCCGCGCACCGCCGAGGACGCCGGCCACGGCTTCCTGATGCGCCGGGGCTACACGGTGGTGTGGTGCGGCTGGCAGGGAGACCTGCTTCCGGGGGACGGCCGCCTGACCATGGAGCTGCCCGTCGCCACGGGACCCGACGGCCCGGTCACCGGGCCTTTCCGGGCCGAGTTCATCATCGAGCAGCCCGGCGTGACCACCGTGTCCCTGGGCGGACACGACTACATCCGGCCCTGTCCGGCCGCGGACCCCGGCGCGGAGGGGGCCACCCTTACGCGCCGGCGGCTGGACCCCGATCCACGCGAGCCCGTCCCCGCCGGCGAGTGGCGATTCGCCGCCGCGGACGCCGCCGGCAACGTCTGGCCGTCGGCCACGAACTGCCACCTCGCGGAAGGCTTCCGGCCCGGCTGGATCCACGAGCTCATCTACACCGCGAAGGACCCGCTGGTGCTTGGGCTGGGATTTGCCGGCGTACGCGACCTCGTCGACTTCCTGCGCCATGCCGACGAGGACGCGGCGGGACAGGCCAATCCCCTGCGGGACGGCGCGCCGGGCATCGAGAAAGCCTACGCCTGGGGGCGTTCCCAGAGCGGACGCTTCCTGCGCGCGTTCGTCTACGGCGGTTTCAATGCCTCGGACGGAGGGCGGCGCATCTTCGACGGGATCTTCTCCCACGTGGCCGGGGGCGGGCGGTTGCAGCTCAACTACCGCTTCGCGCAGCCCGACCGCTATCCGCGCCAGCACGAGGACCACCTCTACCCCTCGGAGGAGTTCCCCTTCGCCTACGGCCGGACCGAGGACCCGTTCACCGGAAGGCAGGATGCGATCCTGAAAAGGCCGGAAACCGACCCCGTGGTCATCCACACCCAGACCGCCACCGAGTATTGGCAGCGGCGCGGCTCCCTGGTGCACACCGACCCCCGCGGCAACGACCTCCCGGAGCACGAGAACATCCGCGTCTTCCTGTTGTCGTCCCTGCAGCACAACGACGCGGCCGCAGCCCTCGAAGGCGGCGTGCCGCGATACCCGCTGAACCCGCTGCCGGCCAATCCGGTCCTGCGCGCCCTGCTGGCCGCGCTGGACGAGTGGGCTACCAAGGGAGTGGCGCCTCCGGAAAGCCGCGTGCCGACACGGTCCGCCGGCGACCTCGTCACGGGCGCCGAGTTCCGCGAGGGATTCCCGGCCGTTCCCGGAAGCGCCTGCCCCGAACCTCATGCGCTGTACCACCTGGACCGCGGGGCGGAGTTCGCGAACGGCGTCATTTCCCGGGAACCGCCGGTGGAGGACAAGACCCGCGAGTATCCGGTGCTGGTGCCCGCGGTGGACGCCGACGGCAACGAGACCGCCGGCGTGCGGGTGCCGGAGGTAACCGTGCCCCTAGCCACCTACACGGGCTGGAACCTGCGCAAGGACTCGGAGGTGATGGCGGGCATCGTCGGCAGCGCCCTGCCCTTCGCCCTGACCGAGCGGACGCGCGCCGCGCAGGGAGACCCGCGCCCCTCCATCGAAGCGCGCTATCCGTCGCGGGAAGCCTATCTGGCCGCGGTGCGCGCGGCCGCCGAGGAACTCGTGGAGCAGCGCCTGCTGCTGGCCGAGGACGTGGAGCGGTGCGCGGCGCTGGCGGGCAAGCGCTGGGACGCGCGGCGGGGAAACGGGTCCGGGAGAACGTAG
- a CDS encoding CinA family nicotinamide mononucleotide deamidase-related protein: MPNAEIVAIGSELLLGQIVDTNSSWMAQRLSDLGVNLFFKTIVGDNPGRMKDVIGRALDRADFVITSGGLGPTQDDLTREIIAEVCGRELVRDPGLLDQIDTRFRRRGMIMTPNNERQADIPEGAIPVENPNGTAPSFIVEHEKGVIFALPGVPHEMKWLFENELTPYARRRWNLSETITYRVLKVTDMGESSVDHEIGDLIANSSNPTVGVLAHPGQVDVRITAKASSREEAMELIAPVEAQVRELLTTHVFAVDDETMEDAVGRLLREHDRSVAVFEDMTAGLVADRLQRASKEHFVEGMVAPGERGTRRLLALSRRPGEAEALLEQPEQLTEELAWTVREQAGSDFGLALHAVENPGDTAVNLARGQTYISITDGTRFNTRTYNLGGRGGPDRTRMSLNAISMIRTVLLEGM, encoded by the coding sequence GTGCCCAACGCTGAAATCGTCGCCATCGGATCGGAGCTGCTGCTGGGTCAGATCGTGGATACCAACTCCTCGTGGATGGCCCAGCGCTTGTCGGACCTCGGGGTCAACCTCTTCTTCAAGACCATCGTGGGCGACAACCCGGGGCGCATGAAAGACGTCATCGGTCGGGCGCTGGACCGGGCGGACTTCGTCATCACCAGCGGCGGCCTCGGCCCGACCCAGGACGACCTCACCCGGGAGATCATCGCCGAGGTGTGCGGCCGCGAGCTGGTGCGCGACCCGGGCCTGCTGGACCAGATCGACACGCGCTTCCGCCGCCGCGGCATGATCATGACTCCCAACAACGAGCGGCAGGCGGACATCCCCGAAGGCGCCATCCCGGTGGAGAATCCCAACGGCACCGCGCCGTCGTTCATCGTCGAGCACGAGAAGGGCGTCATCTTCGCGCTGCCTGGGGTGCCGCACGAGATGAAGTGGCTGTTCGAGAACGAGTTGACCCCCTACGCCCGGCGCAGGTGGAACCTGTCGGAGACCATCACCTACCGGGTGCTCAAGGTCACCGACATGGGTGAAAGCTCGGTGGACCATGAGATCGGCGACCTCATCGCCAACTCCAGCAACCCCACCGTGGGAGTGCTGGCCCACCCGGGCCAGGTGGACGTGCGCATCACCGCCAAGGCGTCCAGCCGCGAGGAGGCCATGGAGCTGATTGCGCCGGTGGAGGCGCAGGTGCGCGAGCTTCTCACCACCCATGTCTTCGCCGTGGACGACGAGACCATGGAGGACGCGGTGGGCCGGTTGCTCCGGGAGCACGACCGGAGCGTGGCCGTCTTCGAGGACATGACCGCCGGCCTCGTGGCCGACCGCCTGCAGCGGGCCAGCAAGGAACACTTCGTGGAAGGCATGGTGGCGCCCGGCGAGCGCGGCACCCGCCGCCTGCTGGCGCTTTCGCGGCGGCCCGGAGAGGCCGAGGCGCTGCTGGAGCAGCCCGAGCAGCTCACCGAGGAACTGGCCTGGACCGTCCGCGAGCAGGCCGGCAGCGACTTCGGCCTGGCGCTGCACGCCGTGGAGAACCCCGGCGACACCGCCGTAAACCTCGCCAGGGGCCAGACCTACATCTCCATCACCGACGGCACCCGGTTCAACACCCGCACCTACAACCTCGGCGGCCGCGGCGGCCCCGACCGCACCCGCATGAGCCTCAACGCCATCTCCATGATCCGCACGGTGCTGCTGGAGGGGATGTAG
- a CDS encoding RNA-binding S4 domain-containing protein, translating into MTTAESVRLDKWLWAARFFKTRSLAAEAAQGGKVHVRGDRAKPARPVRIGDRLEIRRGPWEWVVTVKGLSTKRGPASEAALLYEETEESARKRDAARAEARSHAAPLRERGGRPTKKDRRDRARFARED; encoded by the coding sequence ATGACGACTGCCGAAAGCGTCCGGCTCGACAAGTGGCTGTGGGCGGCGCGGTTCTTCAAGACACGCTCGCTCGCGGCCGAGGCGGCCCAGGGCGGCAAGGTCCACGTCCGCGGCGACCGCGCCAAGCCGGCCCGGCCGGTTCGCATCGGCGACCGGCTGGAGATCCGGCGCGGTCCTTGGGAATGGGTGGTCACGGTCAAGGGTCTGTCAACGAAGCGTGGCCCCGCCAGCGAGGCCGCGCTGCTATACGAAGAAACCGAGGAAAGCGCGCGCAAGCGCGACGCCGCGCGTGCCGAGGCCCGATCCCACGCCGCCCCTCTCCGCGAACGCGGCGGACGGCCCACCAAGAAGGACCGCCGGGACCGCGCGCGCTTCGCGCGTGAGGATTGA
- a CDS encoding alpha/beta hydrolase, translated as MPYTDSNGVRIYYEVSGEGLPFIWVHANPFDHNLLMYQVAHFSTWFRVISLDIRGYGRSDKPETPFSLGDMAGDVLAVCRAEGVTEAVIGGVSVGSGIALLLGLDHPETFRAVILVGGSSGGGGRIGDRIEGYTDDVTTYHGKHIRELVAPGFESTRLGKYLLDLFLERNPWLSGTSIAQIFRARGGTDMTPRLGEMRVPTLVINGEHDMSLEGGRKTAALTPGAVHKVLPGTGHACCIEDPAGFDAFVIEFLRDNGLME; from the coding sequence ATGCCGTACACGGATTCCAATGGCGTCCGCATCTACTACGAGGTTTCCGGGGAGGGTCTGCCCTTCATATGGGTGCACGCCAACCCGTTCGACCACAATCTGCTGATGTACCAGGTGGCGCACTTCTCCACCTGGTTCCGGGTGATCTCGCTGGACATCCGGGGTTACGGCCGGTCGGACAAGCCGGAGACGCCGTTCTCGCTGGGGGACATGGCGGGCGACGTGCTGGCCGTCTGCCGGGCGGAGGGCGTCACGGAAGCCGTCATCGGCGGCGTCAGCGTGGGGTCGGGCATCGCCTTGCTGCTGGGTCTCGACCACCCGGAGACGTTCCGGGCGGTGATCCTGGTAGGCGGAAGCAGCGGCGGGGGCGGGCGCATCGGCGACCGGATCGAGGGCTACACGGACGACGTGACCACCTACCACGGGAAGCACATCAGGGAACTGGTGGCGCCGGGTTTCGAGAGCACCCGGCTCGGCAAGTACCTGCTGGACCTCTTCCTGGAGCGCAACCCGTGGCTTTCGGGCACGTCCATCGCGCAGATATTCCGTGCCCGCGGCGGCACCGACATGACGCCGCGCCTCGGGGAGATGAGGGTGCCCACCTTGGTCATCAACGGCGAGCACGACATGTCCTTGGAAGGGGGCCGGAAGACCGCGGCGCTGACGCCGGGGGCGGTTCACAAGGTGCTCCCCGGAACGGGTCACGCGTGCTGCATCGAGGACCCCGCGGGATTCGACGCTTTCGTCATCGAGTTCCTGCGGGACAACGGCTTGATGGAATAG
- a CDS encoding efflux RND transporter periplasmic adaptor subunit — protein MSLHSLSLVPRPVLLAACLLAAFVLCAVDAWPQRWGPRPVAVKTAPVQSKAIPEEVSFIGTIEPNVATTAAAVVAGRVAAAGFREGDAVAAGKTVLLQVDRGRREIALRERAAAVARAKKQWDKVREGSRSEEVAQRLAAAKEQEAILQHHERDLERARRLHEGRLISLAEFQKVESDYLAAREKYGSARAALDLTRSGARAEDIAMAEAEHEEARARMDAVAYEIDRSTLRAPISGFIVRKHVDVGDWVNAGEPVADLVDLDPVFASGPVGERKIARLRTGLPANVTLDAFPGEVFSGEVAHIVPQADTRSRSFPVKVRLANARGRLKAGMLARVTVIVSSGEPSVLVPKDAVVRRGPDEVVFVVSNGQAKAVKVSTGRGYRALLEIAGGDLKPGQQVVTLGNEVLRDGAKVQLGNGAGPRGGPGGGRPGGRPGARPGGPGGRPGGPNAGPDSRRDGNR, from the coding sequence ATGTCCCTCCATTCCCTGTCTCTCGTGCCGCGGCCGGTCCTCCTGGCCGCATGCCTGCTGGCAGCATTCGTCTTGTGCGCCGTGGACGCGTGGCCGCAGCGCTGGGGGCCGCGCCCGGTGGCGGTGAAGACGGCGCCCGTGCAATCGAAGGCGATCCCGGAAGAGGTCTCCTTCATCGGCACCATCGAGCCCAACGTCGCCACCACGGCGGCGGCGGTGGTGGCGGGCCGGGTGGCCGCGGCCGGCTTCCGGGAAGGCGACGCGGTGGCGGCGGGCAAGACCGTCCTGCTGCAAGTGGACCGGGGGCGGCGCGAGATCGCGTTGCGCGAGCGCGCGGCGGCGGTGGCCCGGGCGAAGAAGCAGTGGGACAAGGTCCGGGAGGGCTCCCGCTCCGAGGAGGTGGCGCAGAGGCTCGCCGCGGCCAAGGAGCAGGAGGCGATCCTGCAGCACCACGAGCGCGACCTCGAACGCGCGCGGCGGCTCCATGAGGGAAGGCTCATCAGCCTGGCGGAGTTCCAGAAGGTGGAGAGCGACTACCTCGCCGCGCGCGAGAAGTACGGTAGCGCCCGGGCGGCCTTGGATCTCACCCGCTCCGGCGCCAGGGCCGAGGACATCGCCATGGCCGAGGCCGAGCACGAGGAGGCCCGGGCGCGCATGGACGCGGTGGCCTACGAGATCGACAGGAGCACGCTGCGCGCGCCCATCTCCGGTTTCATCGTCAGGAAGCACGTGGACGTGGGCGACTGGGTGAACGCGGGCGAGCCCGTGGCGGACCTGGTGGACCTGGATCCGGTGTTCGCGTCCGGGCCGGTGGGGGAGCGCAAGATCGCGCGGTTGCGCACGGGTCTCCCAGCCAACGTGACGCTGGACGCCTTCCCCGGCGAGGTCTTCTCGGGCGAAGTCGCGCACATCGTTCCCCAGGCGGATACGCGCAGCCGCAGCTTCCCGGTGAAGGTCCGGCTCGCCAACGCCCGCGGACGGCTCAAGGCCGGCATGCTGGCGCGCGTCACGGTGATCGTTTCGAGCGGCGAGCCGAGCGTGCTGGTGCCCAAGGACGCGGTGGTGCGGCGCGGCCCGGACGAGGTGGTCTTCGTCGTGTCCAACGGTCAGGCCAAGGCGGTGAAGGTGAGCACCGGGCGCGGCTACCGCGCGTTGCTGGAAATCGCCGGCGGCGACCTCAAGCCCGGCCAGCAGGTGGTGACGCTGGGCAACGAGGTGTTGCGGGACGGGGCCAAGGTACAGCTAGGCAACGGGGCCGGGCCGCGGGGAGGACCGGGAGGCGGCAGGCCCGGCGGACGGCCGGGGGCGCGGCCCGGCGGACCTGGAGGAAGGCCCGGCGGTCCGAACGCCGGCCCCGATTCGAGACGTGATGGGAATCGTTGA